The DNA window taaaaaataatattgtttCAACTCCCATTATATCCCATGGATATTAGTGCACCAAAGGCTGTTGAAAGCTGAAAAGAATATTAAAGATATTCAGACATTCAAGGTTGATTTTTTGCATTATCGCGCTTTGATAAATCTAGAAAATGACCATTAGTTCCCCTAAAACAATATCTGTGAGGGCTAAAATTTAAACTAGGTATTTTGATTGTGCCCAGAATGTATTACACCAAAGCTGGGTATTGACTTTGAAAAAGGACAGCAGAGGAGTTATTACATTTGGTTTAGAAAATTCAAAGTTATTGCAGGGCTGAGttcgcccttgaaatttcatgtgaaatttcacgtgaaatttcagtgaaatttcaaatggcctcacaaatttcaatttttttgaaaaattgatttgtttgcccgttaattcctttttttcactcatgctcctaaatttaataataatacattttcttGTTGTTCCTCAcgcctgttttttctttctttccgatTAGCTAGTCTTGTTACTCTCCTATAAATAATATGGCATCGTAAAACAATTGTGTCCCTCGAAAAATAGTCATGATTGTGCTATTCATTTCAGTAGGTAAAATTCTTCTCTAAGATTAGAATAAATAGTATGTACCTAAGTACCTTTCTTTTCTATTGCTCTAAACtttatttgcatttaaatgataaatttcaagaattatagATGAAGAGCCCAGTACTCAGTGCATTGTATGTAACGTTGGAGTACATATTTctgctgttttttatttttttggttttttctaccgttttttttattattttttttttcctttttttttactgaaaatcattttcttcGCAGTGAATACTTTAGAGCCAAAAGAAAACGAACAACGAAAAGTTAAGGTAGGAATTTTATGACCATTTTGTCTCAGTTGCCCGGCAAAAATCTACATTACCAAAAATCTATGGCACGAATGCGGGCAAAACAAACAACGACGGTTGAATCATTTCGattttagccgccattttgttgcgTGACGGCAAGAGGGCACGAGATACGACTCCCTAATACTCCCCATGCATATTCGTCTTGTTGTGGCAAGCAGTTGGGCAGAAAAAATTACTAGaatcaaaaaattactgaaaatcaagcttagattttaatttttcacggtctcactgaaatttcatgaaatttcaagtgaaatttcaagtgaaatttcaaaagcttaatttttcatgaaattttccatctcagtTGCAGGGTAACTGGACACTCAATAGTCAATGGAATTTTAGCACTGTCAGCGGCTCCTTTCTTCTAAAGCTTTTGATAAATCACTGCATTGTCTACTTCCAtattatgattttaaaaaaaattgacccatcTAAAAGCATCAGTATAATTATTAAAAACTTGTACTTTAATTGCATAAGTTTTTCTGGAAAGCAGAAATCTATGgttaacaaaaaaaacaaatggagGTAATTATGAAAGCAAAGAAAAGCCCATGAGAGGAAGTGTTGCTCGGACTCCATATATCGGTATCACTGAAATTAAATGATGTGCAAAACATTAAATAGCTTTCATCCCTGCATGAGATAACGAACATGCTTGGAGTAGTCTTACTCTCAGGGCTTAAACTTAAATCACAAATGCATTTGCTTCATAAAATACTGCAGCAATGATCACAAAAATGATCCAGATAGGTCTAAAATTACATTTCTCACAGGAAACTTGAGGGTCTGAAGATTATCCTTCCAGTCTTGTATCCTGATAACAGAGAAAATACattatcttgaaatttctttgaaatacaatcaaacAAGGATTTTTCGCAAACTTAAATATGCTGAGACTCAAACCCTCCAAAATTGGCAAAAACTTGGCTTGGTGAGGAGACTCTGGCCTATCAAGATGTGCTCTTATATGCCAGGGGCATGAATTGTTCAAACGATCCAACGTTTTCAAAGTCATGCTCCATCTCCTTCTGAGGATCCCAACAGAGAACCCTAAAACTTTCAGGCTCCCAACTCCCAAGTCAGGTCCAAGCCACCTTTTCTCTACAAAAAATACTTCGGTTTAAATGAGGGATCACAAGCCTTGCACTATTTGTCAGTATTCAACATGAAGTTTACAAGTTTGATAGGTATGAACACTGTTTTTCCATTCTCCCAATTGGTACACTAAATGACCAGCTTCTTCTGGCTTTAGCCTAATTTTAATATGGGATGCTTGTAGCAATCTCTGATTTCTCTGAACTCATGATGATAGAGAAATAGAGAGAGTTTTATGCCTTTAATCAATTATCGGTTATTCTTAATTTCTCCTATTTAAGCAACAGATTTGTGTCTCAGCTGTGGTTAGAATGGTAAagtcttgaattttttggaaacaaaaacATCATCAATGGGAAATTCGTGAGAAAAAAGTTTCACTTTGGACCAGAAAATGAGAGATAATGTCAGGGCTTCATGCCCATTGGAATAGTCCACCCATTTCCAGTGATCTCAGCTCACCTTTGCCAGGCTTTTTCCTTGGATATTTTTGGTCTAAGGCTAGGGAGATAGGAAGGAATCAAACTGAGGGAAATCTGTTTGGGGTTTctggcaccccccccccctctcttttgGGAGAATTTGGAGAGGAGGGGCCTCAATTTTGACGGGACCATAGGATTTCAGATGCTCCTCTCCCCCCCTCCAATCCTGATTAAGATTCCCTATCCATATCCCGCGCTCGAAACATTGTCAGACCTTGTTATCTGAGACCTTCGATACGGGTGGATTATTCCACAGTAATATCTGCCACAAAACTGTAAATGCCTTACCCCTATCTCCCACCTGCTAGGTCATAAATGCAACTTTTCAGTTCATAAGAATCTCTTAGCCCttaggtgatttttttttttttcagaaattcaagAGTTTACTCTTTTAATCAAATTTGATTTGCAAGAAAGCGTTTCAAGTGCAAGGTCTATTTACCCCACAGGAACCAAGGgtatttttcatagaaaaaaaaatagcactTTCAGGTAGCGCCTGAGGTCTACCCAGGAGCATGAAAGTTTCAAGGTAGTCCATTGGGACCCTTTATAGACAtgggaaaatgtttttgaagcATGGGTTTGAAAACTCATGGATTTTGTTGACCACTGGTGCAGTGTTTAAAGTTCAAGTATCAACAAAAGTATCAGCTGCATAGTTTTCGGCGAGGCACACTATTCCAAATTATACAAACatccaaaacaaaacaaaaaaaaaactatattttactgaaaaaatgggagaaaTCAAAGAACTTGAgctgaaaacaataaaaacgcTTAGGTATTAAACAAGATGAAATTAAACCTACCTGAGTGCTGGGTAACTGTACTCATTTACTCCATACTATTtccagagaaaaaaacaaaggacTTCACCGACAAGAAATAAAGAAGCGAAAGAAATCCAGAACAAATTAATCCAGCCAATACTCGAATTTTCCAATGAAATCTTGATGCTTTGAGGGTAGCAACAATTCTGCCAACTTGATCTTTCGTGTCTGTTAATGAGCCTGAGTTCTCAATCACAAAATTAGCTCGGTTGCATTTCTCCTCCAATGGCATTTGTGCCTTGATCCTCTGTTTTGCTCTGGATTCAGGCATTGAGTTCCTTTCAATCAGCCGCTGAAGTTGTAGGTCTTCTTCgctgaaaaacagaaaaaggtaCTAATAAAAAATTCTATTGTTGGTTTTCAAGGGACAACAAATTATTGGATAAAAATTCCAGACAGGGGAGATGTGAAAACCAAGCAAACAAACGAAAACTTTCCTCGGTCATCGTTAGAAACTGGaaaagtatcaaaaaaagaTTGCAGCAAAagccattaaaaaaataatccttACGTCCTAAAATAGTCCATACGTCCCTAACTATCCATCTTTCTAAAAAAGATTGctacaaaaaacaaaatggacGGATACTGACATTTTTCagcaacaaaatttttgatgaggaATGGTGCGATGCAAAACCGCAGCATTCCAGTAATTTCCGCTTTAAAGCTTTTTTGAATGgaattttttattctaatttcaTAACTACGTATGCTGCTCACTGAGCTTTTAAGAAACTCTGCATCTGTTACTTTGACAGACTAACAGCTTAGGCGGAGCACTACTGAACATCAATCCTTAAAAATgtgtgtgatttttcttctctgtgcaaaaaaaatttaaagaaaacttcaaaaaatgatgttgatttgttcttctaaaaagtaaaacaggagcttatttttaaaaactgcaaacGAAATActtggtttgagagtttcaccaTTGAACTGCCACTTACAGCTAGTGCTTTTAGCTAGTTCCTTCATTCCAAACTATCAAGAGTGATTGCCAAGTCATTGGAATGAGAACGTTTTTTTCTCTATAcaggaaattttttccaaatgacTCAGTTTTACAACCTGATGGCTCGTTCTGAAGCTtctttccaaattcaaaaatggGTAATGTAAAACTAGTGCCACCAACTGTCCTGATGAAATGATGACTTGGATAACTCCAAAATCTGAGAAGAGTCGATGTGTTATAGCAACTACTATATTGTGCGTACTTCAGCTTTATGAGTAACCTTCTGAGCAACTTTCTGCCAGAGGCATATTTGGAAAGAATATGGAAGGCTTCATGCTTACCAAGTGACAACAataattttatgaatgtaaCTCAACATGGCTCCACTTTCAAACAATAATGGAGTATCTATCACAACAAACTGGTAAcctagagagaaaaaaattccacaaTTTAGTTTCACATATTGAGCTTAAACAAAAAAGGCACATTATTTCACCTACGGTGCCCTTAGAGTCAATAaaatttatctttatttttttacttttttttcgcaaGTGCCTATCAGCCAAATATGTGCAACTACTTTCCAAAACTTCGTAAGTAAAGACattttgacggtgtaagtcggcaatcacataacttggtttgcggcgccgcagacttcctgtcatactttctttcttaaacgggaaactactcaacggcaattccttaagactgccgtgatttttcttctctgtgtgaagaaaattccgcaaaaacttcaaggaatgatatcaatttgttctccttaaaaaaaaataacatagaggagGAGAtattcaaacaccgcaaacgagttatgtgattgccgacttacactgtcaatTTGTTTTTATATGGTGCATTAGTCATTATAACTAGTGATctgggagaaaaaatattcaatataaCAGTAAAGtacaaagttaaaaataaaacggTTTGTTCTTAAAATGAAACAATACTTATAACACTATGTCCTAAGACATCTGTCAACTGCAAAACTAGCACCTCAGATCTGAGGAATATTTACTACTAGAGAATATTTACAACTAGGGAATATTTTTTTGCAACACAATTCTGGCAAAGATCATGATTTGACTGAAAGCAATTTGAGGATGACTTCAGCGTTGGGCATAACAACAGTAGCAGTAGAGTTTTAACGGGCGTTTTCAACGAAGAAGTACTACAACACATGCATTACCTTGCAGAAATTTTGTGAAGGCATCCCACATCATTAGCCGATGAATTCTGGGATGGGTGATTTCATTTAGCaatcttcttttttctgaaTCACTGAAAATTATATCACCAAGGGTTTGTCGATTAATTTCACCAGTTGGAAGGAGTACAGAATTGCCAAACACTTTCTTGATTTCTCTCCAACCAGGAGTGCCAGGTTCTACAACTATCAAATAAGTCcaaagttaaaatagttatcaAATGTACCTCTTCGCAGGTAGTGGatgcacagagagaaaaaaaatgaagattgaCGTTGCGAGAAAAACTATTCGCTCCAATGTAGGGATTGAAATTATCTtgtcaattttcttgaaaagctgaataaataatttgaaaactaAAATCTACAGTAGGTACTGCGGGTCGATtaatgaaatttatagacaaaagctatagacaagaagACATTAGGAGTaaagagcgatcctattgattaaaatgggtggttcttatagactaagggggtaaatgatagactaactatcgggtctttcttgggttgccgttagtaagtctattacctacgtcctttgtccatcgcaaccacccacttccaccaatagaatccctccatatccagTTTGTCTTTTGCTTtggctatcaatttcaataatcagcccgctggagcaCTTTTACTGGATTTCACAGTTTCAGCGATATTAAAATTGATGGCTGACTTATGTCATACACCATATGCATGATTGTaggttaaaaattgaattataaaTGGAAAAAGGTTTAAAATGACTTCCTATAAGGTGTAACTACTCCATTAGGTCAACTTTAACTACTTTCAAATTGAATCACTTTCCGAAACAAATTAATGCTTGCAGAACTTCATAGGCCCAATGCATCAAAAACCAAATGGATCATTTAGAAATTATGAGAGGTTCGAGTGGTGCTAAAAGCGCTGAGTTCTAAATTAGAGAGAATAAGTATTTGCAAATCAATTTACCTTTCCTTGCAATAACGTCTGCATCGATGACAGGTACTCCCAATTCCCTTATCATATGAGATACTGTGCTTTTACCGGTGGCAATGCCTCCTGTTAAACCAACGAtaaacatttttattcattaagtgatcattcaaataaaattttggggcttcCAATTATTTTCAAGGATTGAAAGAATGATAATCATCGTTTGTCCATTCACTTGCCACTCTCTGTCACTTTTAATTCCTTATCAGTAAAGCGACAGCGCCTCTGCTTTGTAAACAGAGATTTATGTTGATTTCGAGAGTTGCCGTTGTTGATATTCCCCACTTCACCATTCATCTTTCATGCGCGGCCATCAGCCTGTTTCTCTGTAATCTAACGTGGTCGCCGTAAGTTTTCTTAATAAGTTGACAAATTCATCTTCAAGTAagcattttcattctttttagaCTTAGTTTCTACCTCATTTTTACCTCACCAACCAATTTTATCTCTAGAACTTCTTCAAAACTCATCACCAAGCAGTCATTTTGTTCCAACACGGACGCCTGCTGGATCTTGTCATTTTGCCCTCAATAAGCATCTTATACCTTATTTCTTCTCTCGTTTCTCGAGTTTAGCTCGCATTTCCTCATCTTCCTCACAATTTTATTCCGAGTAAGTTGTGTGCATCTGATTTATAAGGCATTTGGGCTCCAATCATCCACCAAGCATGCTGCACGCCTTCGTGCGGGACCAAACATGTCAAACCCCATTTATTTGCAGCCTCTATTACCGCCCGGTAACGCCTCCAAACAGTCAAACAACTTTAATTGGATTTTATACTATTTCTCCTTTAGAACCGAGTGCAGAttcttaattttacattggaggGTGAAAGCACTTTATTGACGTCATAGAGGTGGCGAATCGTATATTCAGACAAACGTCaaagtattgtttatgtcaccattcaccagtggtgccacctgactgCATGTATCAACCTGGTGAGTGgtgcgaattcagagctaatcggagATTGACGCTTGTCTGAACATACGATGAGCAAGCTCTAATAAGGGAACAGAGTGATGATGGATGCAACCTGCCTAATGTATACATAGGTGGGGGAGTCAGGTGAACCTAATTTTTCAGCTACAGTAATAGCGCTTCTTAAATATTCTGGCCATGTCATGGCTGAAATTGTTGTATCGCAATCCTGTGGAAAGTAAAGCTTCCTAATACAGAGTTAATGGGGTGGAACTACACTAAGCAGTGGAAATTCACGAATACTCGTGCTACTCATGGACTAGTTGTTGACATCAGAATAATTTACCAACACACTCTCACTCGATTTCCACTGCATTTAGCTGTGCTTAAAATTAGTAGGTAGTGGACTAGCACTAGCACCTGCAGTCtgaatgagaggaaattttagcCACACCGAATGTGCTGTTCATGAGAACATCTATGGGTATGTTACAAACATGTTAATCATTGTAACTTCATTGCTAAAGTGTTTCCTATCCGTCACACTACGGCTACAGAAACTTCCCGACCACATAGTCATAACAGCATGGAAAATGGGAATGCTGTGATAATTGGGAAAGACAACTTTCCAGGGTATCAAAAGCGCTGTGAAAAGGCTGTTTTCCCATGTGAAGGCTAAAAACCCAATAAAATCCTTCATTGTACTCTTCAATCACATTTTCATCCCGTGGTATTGTCAAGTGTTCATTTAAAATTGATCCAATCCATGAGTTATAAGTAAATTTCCCTCTCATTCCATCCTTATGAAGTCCTTAATAAGGAAGCACAGGAAACCGAATTTTTAACTATCGGGTTTTTTCACATTGTTTCAGGATGTTGATGTCAAAAAACAATAGAAATTTGATCTATGAAACCCTCTTCACAGAAGGAGTGATGGTTGCCCGCAAGGACTTCCACCCCAAAAAAGACCCAATCCTTCAGGTAATTCaactttttagtgtattttcctgaggaaatacactattttaattttctctttccATTCTGTAGTCTTGCAGAGATAGTAAAGTTTCTCATCAAAAAACTCGGTTTAAAATTAGTCCACCCTTTTCACCTGCCTACTCTTGTAGTAGTCTAGGTATCTCCACAAGTAGATGATCAAGTTAAACTCATCTCAAATTGACTCAGCCTTCTTTGCATCTTCAGTCAGGAAAAAGCAGGAAAGGGTAACTAATTGGCATGTCATTTTAAATGCGCCCAGCAAtacaatttgtttttcaatgaaattactTTGTTGCTTCGtacctttaaaagaaaaaaaaaaaaaaatcactaagaTTCATTCAAGTTAGCAACAGAATACTCTAAAGTGAGATTTAAAACAATGCTGATAGCGCTAAGTAAGTATCAAAAAGTTAGAGAAACACGACAAGAACATCGCTCAAAAACATTGTAAGATGGTGCGCCATTATGAGTATACTTGTCAACACATGTGCATAGGTTGAGGAGAAGATTGGGTGAAGGGAAATTCAGAGGATAAATGTGCTTAAAGGAGGAGCAAAGCTTATCGGGCCTACTCAGGTGCAGAAAATGTGGGGCCTGTCAGGAAAGCCAAAACTCCTATCCCccttcctctaattttttcaaGCAGTATTACATGTGAAAATATCGTAATCCTGATTGTGCTCTGTGAGACTCGGTAACTGcaattttgtgcaaaatttaTGCGGCTACACTCTGGGGATTACTGGATTTACTtgtgagaattttaaagcttcATCTCTTAACTTTCCCAACGAATTGTGTCTGTTATGTCACCGAAATTGATTCTAAAGCTGTAATTCAAAATTGGGAAGTTCTCTGGGCCCTAGAACAAACTTGGAAACTTTTCGAGTCCACTCGAAAAACTTAGTGTTCTATTAAACAACTTTTCATCTCCTTGCACACTTTAGGCATTATAAAAGATGTATATATTTGTTAATTTCCAGTCAGAGTGTAAACTTTAGGCATTATATCTCTTTGCAAAGTCCATGTGCAATGAAATCTTTGTCAATGTTCAGTCAGTGTGTACTTCTTGCCTTTCTGTAATGTTCGAACAGGCAAACACATTGATGGCTTTTTATTCAATGTACACTTTCTACCctcttttttaccaaaattttctgaaaatgagAGGATATCAGAGAGGCAAACTCTTAGATCCTAGGTCAGAtatggtgaattttttttttttttttttttttttaatccttctGCATTTATCATCCTATAGTGTCTCACATGTTTTGGAATTTTCTCCTAATTGATCGGctaaaaattaggaaactccttctcttaagttttttttgGCCACTTTGTACTTTATTGTGGAGACAGAATGATTGCACTGATTTCCTGTTGACAAAGTGATATCAACAATTTGTGTCAATGTAACTCTTTCTATCATCTGAAAAAAAGCCAAGATACTATCCCCAGTCCAAAGAGAAACAATCGTTAGAAAATGAGGggaaaagggaaagaaaataaatggaagTTTGTGTAATCAGTGATCAAATGAGTTCAATCTAGCCATTGAATGTCTTATGCTCTTTTCTTTTTAGGAACAAAGCAAGAAGTCAGTTCCAAACCTAGAACTCATCAAGGCTATGCAAAGCCTTAAATCCAAAGGCTACGTTAACGAAAGGTTTGCCTGGAGACATTACTACTGGTACCTGAATAACAATGGTATTGCCTACCTCAGGGAAGTTCTACATCTCCCACCAGAAATTGTTCCATCCACCCTTAAGAAACCACAGAAGTCTGATGCAACCAGAGCAACACGGTCAGCCATCTCGAAAGGAGAAGCCAGCCAAGGTGATGGTGACAAGGGAACATACAGGagaaacatggacaagaaatcTGATGTTGGACCTGGTAGCTCAAATCTTGAATTCCGTGGTGGTTTTGGACGAGGACGAGGCTCTCATGATTAATTGTATTgtattaatttacttttttaatttgtgTTAATAAATTTATCAACTTTTTATTTACTGTTTGATTTCCCCCTTTTTCAATCCATTAagtcgtccttttttttttttttctttttttttttttttaaacaaggaAATACTTAGACCAGATTATTGCAGTGAGATTTACTGTGAATGTCTTGAAATAATGAGAGACTATTTCTGGAAGCATTAAGATTTACTGGAttgcagaaaaaaaccaagagcattccaatgttgccagggTTGTGCAACTcgcattctttgcaataaaatggcTGAAATCATGCGGAGAAGTAATTTTGCACAGGCAATTTTTgccttgaatttatagtttaagTAGTGAGAGTCAAGATagaacttgtttagatgatcattTCATATTCGCGAGGTTAAGAAAGTTGCACCATCTAAGCAACAATGGAATGCTCATGATTCCTTCTTGCAGATTGCAATTAAACTGTCGGTCAGTCTTCTCTTAAAGGACTAAAACATGGGCGAAGACTAGCAATTTCATCGTAGGAAGTACCATTGTTCGATTTAAGCCATCAATGTAAAATGAAAGAGGCACCCATTCAAATTGTTAGGTTTTGAACAGCACAATTTAGT is part of the Bemisia tabaci chromosome 1, PGI_BMITA_v3 genome and encodes:
- the LOC109035606 gene encoding small ribosomal subunit protein eS10; the encoded protein is MLMSKNNRNLIYETLFTEGVMVARKDFHPKKDPILQEQSKKSVPNLELIKAMQSLKSKGYVNERFAWRHYYWYLNNNGIAYLREVLHLPPEIVPSTLKKPQKSDATRATRSAISKGEASQGDGDKGTYRRNMDKKSDVGPGSSNLEFRGGFGRGRGSHD
- the Dpck gene encoding dephospho-CoA kinase domain-containing protein, with product MFIVGLTGGIATGKSTVSHMIRELGVPVIDADVIARKVVEPGTPGWREIKKVFGNSVLLPTGEINRQTLGDIIFSDSEKRRLLNEITHPRIHRLMMWDAFTKFLQGYQFVVIDTPLLFESGAMLSYIHKIIVVTCEEDLQLQRLIERNSMPESRAKQRIKAQMPLEEKCNRANFVIENSGSLTDTKDQVGRIVATLKASRFHWKIRVLAGLICSGFLSLLYFLSVKSFVFFSGNSME